One Paralichthys olivaceus isolate ysfri-2021 chromosome 21, ASM2471397v2, whole genome shotgun sequence genomic window carries:
- the bms1 gene encoding ribosome biogenesis protein BMS1 homolog encodes MDGKVKEQKKHQQKHSGPKAERKKLKKQGGSTEEDGRKRNPKAYAFQSAVRMARTFHRAQDIKSKKHHIPLVDRTPLEPPPIVIVVVGPPKVGKSTLIRCLIKNFTRQKLGDICGPVTIVSGKKRRLTFMECNNDINTMIDLAKVADLVLMLIDASFGFEMETFEFLNICQVHGFPRIMGVLTHLDSFKNNKTLRKTKKNLKHRFWTEVYQGAKLFYLSGMVYGEYQTQEVKNLGRFISVMKFRPLVWQTSHPYVLVDRMEDLTDPETVRTDPKCDRTVSLYGYLRGTYLKNKGQVHIPGVGDFQVANVNFLPDPCALPDAQKKRALNEKERLLYAPMAGVGGVVYDKDAVYIDLPANHVNQQQEEVRPTTELVQSLIDTHATLDVKMAASKVSLFSGSASLDPTDIEQQSGEEGPQEKRVWDPNTQRERRAVVFSGEDNKEEEEDDEEEEEEEEEEEEEEDDDDVSDDDSDQEAQEEEENEDIDNLSTFLKEARAKSEVTVKNSRGSPPLVKKQKLEEKVEGERIAEVPVFADSDDDLEASEEESEEKVEAGRAGDSGHCSEEDEEASDDEDDEESDGESEEEEDGAPAEQMATESEGEDEQGALRWKEGLQQKASEAFLRQQEAAPNLRKLVYGSVVEAGDSEEDEEELGGLFRVSRPQKSKKFTANSMDCSRFIPDTSHNWDLEEMLNSIRDCFVTGKWEEGQDAATRLKEDEELYGDFEDLETGEVHKGQKEQQDQADNSEEEGDDDEAEESLVKVDDDEIQKNKRLEKKRRLKERFNAAYDDGDATYFDDLKEELQKQAELNRAEFEDVDDDTRVQYEGFRPGMYVRLEISSLPCEFVNNFDPHYPIILGGLGSSEGNIGYLQLRLKKHRWYKRIMKTRDPLILSLGWRRFQTIPLYHIEDHNGRHRLLKYTPEHMHCGASIWGPITPQGTGFLALQSVAGVKANFRIAATGVILDLDKSVTVVKKLKLIGYPYKIFKNTCFIKGMFNTLLEVAKFEGASVRTVSGVRGQIKKALSTPLGAYRATFEDRLLMSDIVFLRSWYPVSVPQLYNPVTSLLLPVGQKDSWAGMRTLGQLKHDLGIRNKHNTDSLYKPVVRAQRHFNPLHIPKELQKALPFKSKLKFKQRKGKTPRDLQRPSVIREPHEKKVAALLQALTTVHHYKKKKAHVVQHAKHKEFLQQKGKQEEAKLKRQKEARKKLYRVMGQMDKKKQRSSLKGAPQDN; translated from the exons ATGGACGGGAAGGTAAAGGAACAGAAGAAACATCAGCAGAAGCACAGCGGACCaaaggcagagaggaagaagctCAAGAAACAGGGAGGCTCAACAGAGGAGGATGGACGGAAACGTAACCCCAAAGCATATGCCTTTCAGTCTGCTGTCCGCATGGCCAGGACCTTCCACAG GGCCCAGGACATAAAGAGCAAAAAACATCATATACCCCTCGTGGACCGGACGCCCTTGGAACCCCCACCCATTGTGATTGTAGTGGTTGGGCCCCCGAAGGTGGGAAAAAGCACCCTGATCCGCTGCCTGATCAAAAACTTCACCCGGCAGAAGCTGGGGGACATATGTGGACCTGTGACCATTGTCTCTG GAAAGAAACGTCGCCTCACTTTTATGGAGTGTAACAATGACATTAACACAATGATTGACCTCGCAAAAGTAGCTGACCTG GTGTTGATGTTGATCGATGCCAGCTTTGGCTTTGAAATGGAGACCTTTGAGTTCCTCAACATCTGTCAGGTCCACGGCTTTCCTCGCATCATGGGCGTGCTGACGCATCTGGATTCGTTCAAGAACAACAAGACgctgagaaagacaaagaaaaatctCAAACACCGCTTCTGGACAGAGGTGTACCag GGGGCAAAGCTGTTCTATCTGTCTGGTATGGTGTACGGTGAATATCAGACGCAGGAAGTGAAGAACCTGGGCCGCTTTATCTCCGTCATGAAGTTTCGTCCTCTGGTGTGGCAGACGTCCCATCCTTATGTGCTGGTTGACCG TATGGAAGACTTGACTGATCCCGAGACGGTGAGAACAGACCCCAAGTGTGACCGGACTGTGTCACTCTACGGCTACCTGAGAGGgacatatttgaaaaacaaaggcCAAGTCCATATCCCAG gtgTAGGAGACTTTCAGGTGGCCAACGTAAACTTCCTGCCTGATCCTTGCGCGCTGCCAGATGCTCAGAAGAAGCGAGCGCTGAACGAAAAGGAGCGCCTGCTCTACGCGCCCATGGCTGGGGTCGGGGGGGTCGTCTACGACAAAGACGCTGTGTATATCGACCTTCCTGCAAACCACGTCAATcagcagcag GAGGAGGTGCGGCCCACCACAGAGCTGGTCCAGTCTCTCATCGACACACATGCTACCCTGGATGTAAAGATGGCTGCCAGTAAAGTGTCTCTATTCAGCGGCTCTGCCTCCCTGGACCCCACAGACATCGAGCAGCAGAGCGG agAGGAGGGTCCTCAGGAGAAGCGAGTCTGGGATCCCAAcacccagagagagaggagggcgGTAGTCTTCTCTGGGGAGgataacaaggaggaggaggaagatgatgaggaggaggaggaggaggaggaggaggaggaggaggaggaggatgatgatgatgtcagcgACGATGACAGTGACCAGGAGgcgcaggaggaggaagagaatgaAGACATCGATAACCTTTCCACTTTTCTCAAAGAGGCAAGAGCCAAATCTGAAGTGACAGTAAAGAATTCAAGAGGCAGCCCACCACTGGTGAAGAAACAGAAACTGGAGGAGAAGGTAGAGGGGGAAAGGATCGCTGAGGTGCCGGTGTTTGCCGACAGTGACGATGACCTGGAGGcgagtgaggaggagagcgaagaaaaggtggaggctgggagagcaggagacTCCGGACACTGttctgaggaggacgaggaagcGAGTGATGACGAAGATGACGAAGAGTCCGATGGCGaatcagaggaagaggaggatggcgCACCGGCGGAACAAATGGCAACTGAGAGTGAGGGCGAGGACGAGCAGG GGGCTCTGAGATGGAAGGAAGGTCTGCAGCAGAAAGCATCAGAAGCGTTTCTACGGCAACAAGAAGCTGCCCCCAATCTGAGGAAACTGGTTTATGGATCAG TTGTAGAGGCAGGTGActctgaggaggacgaggaggagttGGGCGGACTGTTCCGAGTTAGTCGACCTCAGAAGAGCAAAAAGTTCACGGCAAACTCGATGGACTGCTCCCGTTTCATACCCGACACATCCCACAACTGGGATTTGGAGGAG ATGTTGAACTCCATCAGAGACTGCTTTGTAACAGGGAAGTGGGAGGAAGGCCAGGATGCAGCCACACGGCTGAAGGAGGATG AGGAACTATATGGCGACTTTGAGGATTTGGAGACGGGAGAAGTCCACAAAGGCCAAAAGGAGCAGCAGGATCAAGCTGAT AatagtgaggaggagggggacgaTGATGAAGCTGAGGAGAGTCTGGTGAAGGTGGATGATGATGAGATCCAGAAGAACAAACGCCTGGAGAAGAAACGCCGACTGAAAGAGCGATTTAATGCAGCATACGACGATGGAGACGCCACTTACTTTGATGACctgaaggaggagctgcagaagcAGGCTGAG CTGAACAGGGCAGAGTTTGAGGATGTGGACGATGACACCCGAGTGCAGTACGAAGGCTTCCGGCCAGGAATGTACGTCAGATTAGAaatctcctctctcccctgtgAATTTGTCAACAACTTCGATCCCCATTACCCCATCATCCTCGGCGGTCTGGGCTCCAGTGAAGGCAACATAGGCTACCTGCAG ttGCGACTAAAGAAACACCGCTGGTATAAGCGCATCATGAAGACACGGGACCCCCTCATCCTGTCCTTAGGCTGGAGGCGCTTCCAGACCATCCCCCTCTACCACATTGAAGATCACAACGGACGCCACCGCCTGCTCAAATACACACCGGAGCACATGCACTGTGGAGCCTCCATCTGGG GCCCCATCACACCACAGGGCACCGGTTTCCTCGCTCTGCAGTCAGTAGCAGGAGTTAAA GCTAATTTCCGTATTGCAGCCACAGGGGTGATCCTGGATCTGGATAAATCAGTGACTGTAGTGAAGAAGCTGAAACTCATTGGTTACCCCTACAAGATCTTTAAGAACACTTGCTTCATTAAG GGCATGTTCAATACATTGCTGGAGGTCGCTAAATTTGAAGGGGCTTCTGTGCGGACGGtgtcaggggtcagaggtcagatcaAGAAGGCCTTGTCAACACCACTAGGAGCTTATAGAGCCACATTTGAGGACCGTCTGCTCATGAGTG ACATTGTGTTCCTGCGCTCCTGGTATCCAGTGTCTGTTCCTCAGCTCTACAACCCCGtcacctctctgctgctgcctgttgGGCAGAAGGACAGCTGGGCGGGCATGAGGACCCTGGGGCAGCTCAAACATGACCTGGGCATCcgcaacaaacacaacactgactctCTGTACAAG CCGGTTGTCCGAGCCCAGAGACACTTCAACCCCCTTCACATCCCCAAGGAGCTCCAGAAGGCGCTGCCCTTCAAGAGCAAACTCAAATTCAAGCAACGTAAAGGAAAGACACCCCGAGACCTGCAGCGCCCCAGTGTGATCCGAGAGCCCCACGAGAAGAAG GTGGCGGCCCTGCTCCAGGCTCTGACCACAGTTCACCactacaagaagaagaaagcccACGTGGTGCAGCACGCCAAACACAAGGAGTTCCTGCAGCAGAAGGGGAAACAGGAGGAGGCCAAactgaagagacagaaggaggCTCGTAAAAAACTGTACCGTGTCATGGGCCAGATGGACAAGAAGAAGCAAAGGTCCAGTCTAAAGGGGGCGCCACAGGACAACTGA